A genomic region of Candidatus Hydrogenedentota bacterium contains the following coding sequences:
- a CDS encoding SPASM domain-containing protein, with amino-acid sequence MEASSLHRFEQGGRRFVLDMETCFCFECDEVSWAVMEHYPHTPVNRILHLLGEHHPVREVEEVIGELEWLRSTKSILPALGPKERLKQFEGTPELREVDLRLPALIGPACDSLVSGALTLLLGRSASGKELVLRLHTPEAKFHPEGLARLVERAFRDLRLAGKSLSVDVVVPLPNSTPLREHQASALLALSDAGGVGPLLDKLSSAISGRLSKLSAVTEGATAAAIGVVLVPADASFCEVIPWLNEQGFKRIDIDLPAAYLARPGLDPAAVLTGMQTAAVYYAQQLLKGNFFRLEPMASTFRQIYEGVAQSRSDGSGTHALAVDERGDIYPSRYFMGNAAFRLGSVTDGSLDDTTRGAFDDLGVATTAPCIHCWARNLCGGGHSAIHHSLGGGIREPNSAWCERQRDWFAAAIAAFNLLSSQGVNFARLHQNLQPRKKLSLWQAARTAMTMKVGVRPIEVSDAPLLTRWENWSDATYFLGNEYGMFLATTYDREMDSLHPRGIEQELMIVSKRNETLGLLKLRPEPRLGMARVWFFLKDPAGYADSGLRKSFGYILKEAAGQTTFNTLIAAAGPGDPGLGDFLKALGFQHAGSERQALFVHDAYHDVDVYTLKL; translated from the coding sequence ATGGAAGCCTCCTCGCTACACCGCTTCGAGCAGGGAGGGCGGCGTTTCGTCCTCGACATGGAAACATGCTTCTGTTTCGAGTGCGATGAAGTGTCGTGGGCGGTCATGGAGCACTATCCCCACACGCCGGTCAACCGGATCCTTCACCTCCTCGGCGAACATCATCCCGTTCGGGAAGTGGAGGAGGTGATTGGCGAACTGGAATGGCTCCGCTCCACCAAATCCATCCTGCCCGCCCTCGGCCCGAAGGAACGACTGAAGCAGTTTGAGGGAACGCCGGAACTGCGCGAAGTAGACCTGCGCCTGCCGGCCTTGATCGGTCCCGCCTGCGACAGCCTGGTCTCGGGTGCGCTTACGCTGCTGCTCGGGCGTTCGGCGTCCGGGAAAGAGCTGGTGCTCAGGCTTCACACGCCGGAAGCGAAATTCCACCCGGAGGGGCTGGCCCGATTGGTGGAGCGCGCCTTTCGGGACCTCCGACTCGCCGGAAAGTCCCTGTCCGTGGACGTAGTCGTGCCGCTGCCGAACTCCACACCGCTCCGCGAGCACCAAGCGTCCGCCCTGCTGGCCCTGAGCGACGCGGGGGGCGTCGGCCCCCTCCTCGACAAGCTGAGTTCCGCCATATCGGGAAGGCTTTCCAAGCTCAGTGCGGTGACCGAAGGCGCCACGGCGGCCGCTATCGGTGTGGTCCTTGTTCCGGCCGATGCCTCCTTCTGCGAGGTGATCCCCTGGCTCAACGAGCAGGGCTTCAAGCGTATCGATATCGATCTGCCCGCGGCCTACCTGGCCAGACCGGGTCTCGATCCAGCCGCGGTGCTGACCGGTATGCAGACAGCCGCCGTTTATTATGCGCAACAGTTGCTGAAAGGAAATTTCTTTCGCCTGGAACCCATGGCCTCCACCTTTCGGCAAATCTACGAGGGGGTGGCTCAGTCCCGGAGTGACGGGAGCGGCACCCACGCACTCGCCGTGGATGAGCGGGGGGATATTTATCCCTCGCGCTATTTCATGGGTAACGCCGCTTTTCGATTGGGCAGTGTCACCGATGGAAGCCTCGACGATACTACCCGAGGTGCTTTCGACGATCTGGGCGTGGCGACCACGGCGCCCTGCATTCACTGCTGGGCGAGGAACCTCTGTGGCGGGGGGCACAGCGCGATCCACCATTCTCTGGGCGGTGGGATCCGCGAGCCCAACTCGGCGTGGTGCGAACGACAACGGGACTGGTTCGCCGCGGCGATCGCGGCCTTCAACCTGCTCTCTTCACAGGGCGTGAATTTCGCGCGGCTCCACCAGAATCTCCAGCCCCGGAAGAAACTCTCCCTCTGGCAGGCGGCGCGCACCGCCATGACCATGAAAGTGGGTGTGCGGCCCATTGAAGTGTCGGATGCGCCCCTCTTGACCCGCTGGGAAAACTGGAGTGATGCCACCTACTTCCTCGGCAATGAATACGGCATGTTCCTCGCCACCACGTATGACCGTGAAATGGACTCTCTGCATCCGCGAGGCATCGAGCAGGAGTTGATGATCGTTTCAAAGCGCAACGAGACGCTCGGACTTCTTAAGCTGCGACCCGAGCCGCGCCTCGGCATGGCGCGGGTGTGGTTCTTCCTGAAAGATCCGGCGGGCTATGCCGACAGCGGACTCCGCAAGAGCTTCGGATATATCTTGAAGGAAGCGGCGGGACAGACCACATTCAACACGCTGATCGCGGCAGCGGGTCCGGGTGATCCCGGGCTGGGAGATTTTCTGAAGGCCCTCGGCTTTCAGCACGCCGGCTCCGAGCGGCAGGCGCTGTTTGTCCACGACGCCTATCACGATGTTGACGTGTACACGTTGAAATTGTAG